The following proteins are co-located in the Carassius gibelio isolate Cgi1373 ecotype wild population from Czech Republic chromosome A9, carGib1.2-hapl.c, whole genome shotgun sequence genome:
- the plcl1 gene encoding inactive phospholipase C-like protein 1 codes for MSESYEDGVCGDGAPDFIPPRAVRSGRRSGVSVSLVERDEAALLESVKTVPRRSSIIKDPSVAKISGGRKKTVSFSSMPSEKKVSSAADCLAFMQGGCELKKVRPNSRIYSRFYTLDSELACLRWEPSKKDGDRARLDISAIREVRTGKSTETFLHNGPSDHLAEEAAFSIFHGDEYQSLDLVALSADVANIWVTGLRYLLSHPGAVGGGSGGDGGMGDGSIGSTMRWNWLAAEFSLVDEDGHGIVSEDTAVATICKLCPGIKEAKVRLRFKEIQRSKEKLTSHVTLEEFQEAYCELCTRPDVYFLLVQLSKDRECLDAQDLRLFLETEQGLSLATTEGCLELLSRFEPSAAGRERGLLGLDGLTRYLQSAECQLLDPEHQNVCQDMKMPLSHYFISASYRSYLLDDQVHGRADLGGLIRALQVGCRCLELGVTDGPEGEPLLGVDHGTDGKHHHHHHHHHHHGSVTLRSALEVVNKYAFLTSQYPLLLYLCQRCSPSQQRTLAQHLKKVFGPKLHTPESLHVSLGGRATILPSPEQLKGKVLLVGKKLPPEEEGSEGEVSEEDEEIGGGGPLAGRKMTIPGEEELGLVIVVPPPPQPRRLRLRRELSDLIAVARTGSRNFYAHRMSAQASQQHSPPSTPSSPGTPMTLDPPYWTLCSLGEGEAGRLASESPEELVNFTKRSLTRVRPSSVRLDSSNPNPQGYWKGGVQLVALNQQTPGAMLDLTRGRFMQNGGCGYVLRPAVMREEVSYFSAQSQGCVPGVPPQTLRVKVISAHSLPKPQGSGAKGEVIDPYVVLELHGVPADCTEQRTRTAAQNQDDPLFDETFEFQVNMPELALLRFVVLDDDYIGDDFIGQYTIAFECLQPGYRNVPLLGLAGDPLPHASLFVHIAITNRRGGGKAQRRGLSVRRGVRRGREYVTLRNTGIKVLDDAFRPASGPLREATDLREDALSATVAFKEQCGLPPTATLKQSIQSLATRLQNPDGPPSATLTLKEGYPCLEPLGTLTDATRKLLNGYDTMISANKQLIENADGVHDRIAQVQKEGMVFHEDLPRLVEKENLKGRKQSKAVESFAWNITVLKGQCDLLRSAKMDALDTLRQLALACEASGLTLTSDGHYTPHGLSSRRGSSHGNGRS; via the exons gaccCTTCAGTGGCCAAGATCAGTGGTGGAAGAAAGAAAACGGTTTCTTTTAGCAGTATGCCATCAGAAAAGAAGGTGAGCAGTGCTGCAGATTGCCTTGCCTTCATGCAGGGTGGTTGTGAGCTAAAGAAAGTGCGACCCAACTCTCGCATCTACTCAAGATTCTACACTCTGGACTCTGAGCTGGCCTGCCTCCGTTGGGAACCCTCCAAGAAAGATGGTGACCGGGCTCGACTTGACATCTCTGCCATCCGTGAGGTCCGCACAGGGAAAAGCACAGAGACTTTTCTCCACAATGGCCCATCTGATCACCTCGCTGAAGAAGCAGCCTTCTCCATCTTTCACGGTGACGAGTATCAGTCCTTAGACCTGGTTGCACTCTCTGCCGATGTGGCCAACATCTGGGTGACAGGGTTGCGGTACCTGTTGTCTCACCCTGGTGCAGTTGGTGGAGGGAGTGGAGGGGATGGAGGGATGGGAGACGGCAGTATTGGGAGCACAATGAGGTGGAACTGGTTGGCGGCAGAGTTTTCATTGGTTGATGAAGATGGACACGGAATTGTGTCTGAAGATACGGCAGTAGCCACCATCTGTAAACTCTGCCCAGGCATAAAGGAAGCAAAG gTGCGATTGCGTTTTAAGGAGATTCAGCGGAGCAAAGAGAAGCTAACCTCTCATGTTACACTGGAAGAATTCCAGGAAGCCTACTGCGAGTTGTGTACACGACCTGATGTCTATTTCTTGCTAGTGCAACTATCTAAAGACCGAGAGTGTCTTGATGCCCAGGACCTGCGTCTTTTCCTGGAGACTGAGCAAGGTCTCTCATTGGCCACCACtgagggctgcttggagcttcttaGTCGCTTTGAGCCCTCTGCAGCTGGGCGTGAGCGAGGTCTACTGGGCTTGGATGGATTAACCCGCTACCTACAGTCAGCCGAGTGCCAGTTGTTAGACCCTGAGCACCAGAATGTGTGCCAGGACATGAAGATGCCCCTATCTCATTATTTCATTAGTGCCTCCTACCGTTCCTACCTGCTGGATGACCAAGTGCATGGCCGGGCTGATCTTGGGGGTCTCATTCGAGCCCTGCAGGTTGGCTGTCGGTGTCTGGAGCTAGGGGTTACCGATGGGCCAGAAGGGGAGCCACTTTTGGGTGTAGACCATGGTACAGATGGAaagcatcatcatcaccaccatcatcatcaccatcatggTTCTGTTACTCTGCGTAGTGCCCTGGAAGTAGTCAACAAGTATGCTTTTCTCACCTCCCAGTATCCTCTGCTGCTGTATTTATGCCAGCGTTGCTCACCTTCCCAGCAACGTACTCTTGCACAACACCTAAAAAAGGTTTTTGGACCCAAGCTTCATACCCCTGAATCTCTGCATGTCAGTCTCGGAGGTCGTGCAACCATTTTACCCTCTCCGGAGCAGCTGAAGGGAAAGGTGCTTCTTGTCGGAAAGAAGCTGCCCCCAGAAGAGGAAGGTTCTGAAGGAGAGGTAtctgaggaggatgaggagattGGTGGTGGTGGTCCTCTGGCTGGCAGAAAAATGACTATCCCTGGGGAAGAGGAACTGGGGTTGGTCATTGTTGTTCCCCCACCCCCACAGCCAAGACGCCTCCGTTTGCGGCGTGAGTTGTCTGATCTCATCGCAGTCGCTCGTACTGGAAGTCGGAACTTTTATGCTCACCGGATGAGTGCACAGGCATCCCAGCAGCATTCTCCCCCCTCCACTCCATCTTCACCAGGTACACCTATGACCCTTGACCCCCCTTACTGGACCCTGTGCTCTCTTGGGGAAGGAGAGGCAGGGCGGCTGGCCAGTGAGAGCCCAGAGGAGCTGGTGAACTTTACAAAGCGCAGTCTAACTCGTGTGCGGCCCAGCTCTGTAAGACTAGACTCTAGCAACCCAAACCCACAAGGCTACTGGAAAGGAGGTGTGCAACTGGTGGCACTCAACCAGCAGACGCCAGGTGCAATGCTAGACCTGACCCGTGGCCGTTTTATGCAGAATGGTGGGTGTGGGTATGTTCTTCGTCCAGCAGTAATGCGAGAGGAGGTTTCCTACTTTAGTGCCCAGTCACAAGGCTGCGTGCCTGGTGTACCACCACAAACACTCAGGGTGAAGGTCATTAGTGCCCATAGTCTACCCAAGCCACAAGGCTCTGGTGCCAAAGGTGAGGTCATTGACCCATATGTGGTGCTGGAGCTGCACGGAGTTCCTGCAGACTGCACAGAGCAGAGAACTCGCACTGCTGCCCAGAACCAGGATGACCCACTGTTTGACGAGACGTTTGAGTTCCAG gTGAACATGCCTGAACTAGCCCTGCTGCGTTTCGTAGTTCTGGATGATGATTATATAGGTGATGACTTCATTGGCCAGTACACCATCGCTTTTGAGTGTCTACAGCCTGGTTACCGCAATGTGCCCCTGCTGGGCCTTGCTGGAGACCCTTTGCCCCATGCCAGCCTGTTTGTACACATCGCCATCACTAACCGCAGAGGTGGGGGAAAGGCCCAGAGACGGGGTCTGTCCGTCAGGAGAGGAGTGCGGCGTGGACGGGAGTACGTCACTCTGCGTAACACGGGAATCAAAGTGCTGGATGATGCTTTCCGCCCAGCCAGCGGACCTCTGCGAGAAGCTACAGACCTGCGAGAGGATGCACTG AGTGCCACAGTGGCTTTTAAAGAGCAGTGTGGGCTCCCCCCGACGGCCACACTGAAGCAGAGCATCCAGAGCTTGGCCACGAGGCTGCAGAATCCAGATGGGCCCCCAAGTGCCACACTCACTCTGAAGGAAGGTTACCCATGCCTGGAACCTTTGGGCACCTTGACTGACGCCACTCGTAAACTACTAAATGGTTATGACACT ATGATCTCTGCTaacaaacagctgatagaaaatgCAGATGGAGTGCATGACAGAATCGCACAAGTGCAAAAGGAAG GAATGGTGTTTCATGAAGATCTGCCCAGGTTGGtagaaaaggaaaatctgaaagGCCGTAAACAGAGTAAAGCTGTGGAAAGTTTTGCTTGGAACATCACTGTGCTGAAG gGTCAGTGCGATCTCCTACGAAGTGCTAAGATGGATGCTTTGGATACGCTGAGGCAGCTGGCATTGGCCTGTGAGGCCTCCGGCCTGACCTTGACCTCTGACGGTCACTACACCCCTCACGGCCTGTCCTCCAGACGTGGCAGTAGCCATGGCAATGGTCGCAGCTGA